A genomic segment from Bradyrhizobium diazoefficiens USDA 110 encodes:
- a CDS encoding thiolase family protein yields MTNSLRTPYGGVVIAAPVTIPYVRYSIESAQWWIGRALSALVAQAGIKASDVDGLCVSSFTMGTDSGIGLTQHFGLCVRWLDTIPLGGASAVAGLRKAARAVQAHDADIVACVAGDTNHVDSFRLTLENFSRFNQDAVYPYGAGGANASFALIARNYMRTFGVTREDVGRIAVAQRANALRNPHALMKAPLTLEQYLAARPISDPIHLFDCVMPCAGAEAFLVMREDTAASLGLPAARLLSTIERHNAFADDPMQVRGGWAMDIGELYAMAGVKPDDLDVVQTYDDYPVITMMQFEDLGFCKKGEGAEFVRQHDLTIDGDFPHNTSGGQLSAGQAGAAGAYLGLVEGLRQVLGTAGSTQVRNANLALASGFGMINYDRGLASGAAIFAGPSR; encoded by the coding sequence GTGACCAATTCCTTACGCACACCGTACGGCGGCGTCGTGATTGCGGCTCCCGTCACGATTCCCTATGTGCGCTACTCCATCGAAAGCGCGCAGTGGTGGATCGGCCGTGCGCTCAGCGCGCTCGTCGCGCAGGCCGGCATCAAAGCCTCCGACGTCGACGGTCTGTGCGTCTCCAGCTTCACCATGGGGACTGACAGCGGGATCGGATTGACGCAGCATTTCGGGCTTTGCGTGCGATGGCTGGATACGATCCCGCTCGGCGGCGCCAGCGCCGTCGCAGGATTGCGAAAGGCGGCGCGTGCGGTTCAGGCTCATGACGCCGACATCGTGGCGTGCGTGGCGGGTGACACCAACCACGTCGATTCCTTCCGGCTGACGCTCGAGAATTTCTCGCGCTTCAACCAGGATGCCGTCTATCCCTATGGCGCGGGCGGCGCCAATGCGAGCTTCGCGCTGATCGCGCGCAACTATATGCGCACCTTCGGCGTCACGCGGGAGGATGTCGGCAGGATCGCGGTCGCCCAGCGCGCCAATGCGCTGCGCAACCCGCACGCGTTGATGAAGGCACCGTTGACGCTCGAACAGTATCTCGCGGCCCGACCGATCTCCGATCCCATCCATCTGTTCGACTGCGTGATGCCCTGCGCCGGCGCGGAAGCGTTCCTCGTAATGCGCGAAGATACTGCGGCATCGCTGGGGCTGCCTGCGGCGCGACTGCTGTCGACGATCGAGCGGCACAATGCCTTCGCCGACGATCCGATGCAGGTGCGTGGCGGCTGGGCGATGGACATCGGCGAACTCTATGCGATGGCCGGCGTGAAGCCTGATGATCTCGATGTCGTGCAGACCTATGACGACTATCCCGTCATCACGATGATGCAGTTCGAGGATCTCGGCTTCTGCAAGAAGGGGGAGGGGGCCGAGTTCGTGCGCCAGCACGATCTCACCATCGATGGCGACTTTCCGCACAACACCTCGGGCGGACAACTCTCGGCCGGGCAGGCCGGCGCGGCCGGCGCCTATCTCGGCCTCGTCGAAGGGCTGCGGCAGGTTCTGGGGACTGCAGGCTCCACCCAGGTCAGGAATGCGAACCTCGCCTTGGCCTCGGGGTTCGGTATGATCAATTACGACCGCGGTCTCGCCTCGGGCGCCGCGATCTTTGCAGGGCCGTCGCGATGA
- a CDS encoding ABC transporter ATP-binding protein, giving the protein MSEMFSMTDVTVCYDNVEAVRNVSLSVEEGQIVTVIGPNGAGKTTLLMAAIGLLASRGRLVFQGNDIGRMSVEDRVERRLCLVPEKRELFSDMSVADNLLLGSYSLRDRSGVQKTLDEVYDRFPRLKERQRQAAGTLSGGERQMLALGRALMAKPKLLMLDEPSLGLAPLIVREIFRTIASLRDLGVSILLVEQNARAALETADYGYVLETGEVVQSGPAKDLIHDPRLITAYLGGH; this is encoded by the coding sequence GTGAGCGAGATGTTTTCGATGACCGACGTGACCGTCTGCTACGACAATGTCGAAGCGGTCCGCAACGTCTCGCTGTCGGTCGAGGAAGGGCAGATCGTCACCGTCATCGGCCCGAATGGCGCCGGCAAGACCACGCTGCTGATGGCCGCCATCGGGCTGCTCGCATCGCGCGGCCGCCTGGTGTTTCAGGGCAACGATATCGGGAGGATGTCCGTCGAGGACCGCGTCGAGCGCCGGCTGTGCCTCGTCCCGGAAAAGCGCGAGCTGTTCTCCGACATGTCGGTCGCCGACAATCTGCTCCTCGGCTCGTACAGCCTGCGCGACCGCTCGGGCGTCCAGAAGACGCTGGACGAAGTCTATGATCGCTTCCCCCGGCTGAAGGAGCGGCAGCGCCAGGCCGCCGGCACACTCTCCGGCGGCGAGCGCCAGATGCTCGCGCTCGGCCGTGCACTGATGGCCAAGCCGAAGCTTCTCATGCTGGACGAGCCCAGCCTCGGCCTTGCGCCGCTGATCGTGCGCGAGATCTTCCGCACCATCGCGTCGCTGCGCGACCTCGGCGTGTCGATCCTGCTGGTCGAGCAGAACGCGCGCGCCGCGCTGGAGACGGCCGACTACGGCTACGTTCTCGAAACCGGCGAGGTGGTGCAGTCAGGCCCCGCCAAGGATCTCATCCACGACCCCCGGCTGATCACGGCCTATCTCGGCGGACACTAG
- a CDS encoding organic hydroperoxide resistance protein — protein sequence MMTPEKILYETEVTATGGRDGKAASTDDRLSVLLSVPKSLGGPGGEGTNPEQLFAAGYAACFLGAVKLVARTRKVAPSAEPSVTAKVAMGPLPVGYALAVELKVNLPGVEKSVAEEVVAGAHERCPYSNATRGNIAVKLTVV from the coding sequence ATGATGACTCCCGAAAAGATCCTGTACGAGACCGAGGTGACGGCGACCGGAGGTCGGGATGGCAAGGCCGCCAGCACTGACGATCGGCTGTCGGTCTTGCTGTCCGTGCCGAAATCGCTGGGCGGCCCCGGCGGCGAGGGCACCAATCCCGAGCAGCTCTTTGCGGCCGGCTATGCCGCGTGCTTTCTCGGTGCGGTCAAGCTGGTCGCGCGCACCCGCAAGGTCGCGCCATCCGCCGAGCCCTCGGTGACCGCGAAGGTTGCAATGGGGCCGCTCCCCGTCGGATATGCGCTCGCCGTTGAACTGAAAGTCAACCTGCCGGGTGTCGAGAAATCTGTGGCCGAAGAGGTCGTCGCCGGCGCGCACGAGCGTTGCCCCTATTCGAACGCAACCCGCGGCAATATTGCCGTGAAACTGACGGTGGTCTGA
- a CDS encoding ABC transporter substrate-binding protein, whose product MRKTLSLLALVAGIFAAPAARADITIGFVTSLSGNGSSIGIPYGRGINAAYEYKKTINGETIRLIQLDDGSDPSAATRNARKLVEEEKVDLLIGTATAPSTIAMAAVASELKVPMIAVSPIAKLPDTPEQWVVSVPQPASLLVKIVADRMKRDGMKNIGYIGFSDAWGDLVYNGAKAAEAAGDIKVQTNERYARTDTSVTAQTLKVLAARPDAVLDGGSGTQGALPLLSLAERGFKGNTYGTVALVNPDFVNVGGKAADGIQVSAGPVIVAEQLPDEHFAKKIALDFRSVYQKTHNIPTTDGFSAYSFDAWLIFANAAERALKIAKPGTAEFRAALRDAILSTKELPGVHAVYNFKPGAVTGVDERALVVVRLTGGAWKYAP is encoded by the coding sequence ATGCGCAAGACTCTGAGCCTACTTGCACTTGTCGCCGGAATCTTCGCAGCCCCGGCTGCGCGGGCCGACATCACGATCGGCTTCGTCACCTCGCTCAGCGGCAACGGCTCGTCGATCGGAATCCCCTATGGGCGGGGCATCAACGCCGCCTATGAATACAAGAAGACCATCAACGGCGAGACCATTCGCCTGATCCAGCTCGACGACGGCTCCGACCCGTCGGCCGCGACCCGCAATGCGCGCAAGCTGGTGGAGGAAGAGAAAGTCGACCTCCTGATCGGCACCGCGACGGCCCCCTCGACCATCGCCATGGCGGCCGTGGCGAGCGAGCTGAAGGTGCCGATGATCGCGGTCTCGCCGATCGCCAAATTGCCTGATACGCCGGAGCAGTGGGTGGTGTCGGTGCCGCAGCCGGCTTCACTCCTCGTCAAGATCGTCGCCGACCGCATGAAGCGCGACGGCATGAAGAACATCGGCTATATCGGCTTCTCCGACGCGTGGGGCGACCTCGTCTACAACGGCGCCAAGGCCGCCGAAGCCGCCGGCGACATCAAGGTCCAGACCAACGAGCGCTATGCCCGCACCGACACCTCGGTCACCGCGCAAACCCTGAAGGTGCTTGCGGCGCGGCCGGACGCCGTGCTGGACGGCGGCTCGGGCACCCAGGGCGCGCTGCCTCTGCTCAGCCTCGCGGAACGCGGCTTCAAGGGAAACACCTACGGTACCGTCGCGCTGGTCAATCCGGACTTCGTCAACGTCGGCGGCAAGGCGGCCGACGGCATTCAGGTCTCCGCGGGTCCCGTGATCGTCGCCGAGCAGCTTCCCGACGAGCACTTTGCCAAGAAGATCGCGCTGGATTTCCGCAGCGTCTACCAGAAGACCCATAACATCCCGACCACGGACGGCTTCTCCGCCTACTCCTTCGACGCCTGGCTGATCTTCGCCAACGCCGCCGAGCGCGCGCTCAAGATCGCCAAGCCCGGAACGGCGGAATTCCGCGCTGCGTTGCGGGATGCGATCCTCAGCACCAAGGAGCTGCCGGGCGTGCATGCCGTCTACAACTTCAAGCCCGGTGCGGTGACCGGCGTCGACGAACGCGCGCTCGTCGTAGTGCGGCTGACCGGCGGTGCCTGGAAGTACGCGCCGTAG
- a CDS encoding MarR family winged helix-turn-helix transcriptional regulator translates to MSLTNGLRADSRDNSIDNQNQEPAAGDRSLADFLCFAIYSANLAYGRAYRQVGLTYPQWIAIVALWEQDDQTVSELGDRMFLESNTLTPILKKLEAMGYLRRERDPADERQVRVSLTDAGRRLREKGMHMNLVKSSGLKQDDFARLQKSVVTLRDNLIKATKDE, encoded by the coding sequence ATGAGCCTTACGAACGGTCTCAGAGCCGATTCCAGAGATAATTCAATAGACAATCAGAACCAGGAACCGGCCGCGGGCGACCGGAGCCTCGCTGATTTCCTGTGCTTCGCGATCTATTCGGCCAACCTCGCCTACGGGCGGGCCTACCGGCAGGTCGGCCTGACCTACCCGCAATGGATCGCCATCGTGGCGCTGTGGGAGCAAGATGACCAGACCGTGAGTGAACTCGGCGACAGGATGTTCCTGGAATCCAACACCCTGACGCCGATACTAAAAAAGCTCGAGGCGATGGGCTATTTGCGCCGCGAGCGCGATCCCGCCGACGAGCGGCAGGTGCGCGTCAGCCTCACCGACGCCGGCCGACGCCTGCGCGAGAAGGGCATGCACATGAATCTCGTGAAGTCGAGCGGGCTCAAGCAGGATGATTTCGCGCGGCTGCAGAAAAGCGTCGTCACGCTCCGCGACAATTTGATCAAGGCGACGAAGGACGAGTGA
- a CDS encoding aspartate/glutamate racemase family protein — protein MRIFWQSFVDASVNAPYMARLSEYLNNIAASGTTVHVEGISPPDREFGRLAELRCAVQAIDNGIAAEEGGFDAFVMGHFQDPGLYELRSTLDIPVIGTGEATLLAASQLGRRLGLVTLDPVFEVWHYEQAERYGLGDRVVHVTGLGCKPADFADAFAGDQAAQARMIEDFVACARPLVERGADVVIPAGVLPGLLIGREHGLKVGHAPVVNCAAVALKSAEMWVQLRKLNGTEPSRGPSFKRASAQARDDFRALLARNSRQSR, from the coding sequence ATGCGCATCTTCTGGCAGAGCTTCGTTGATGCGAGCGTGAACGCGCCCTACATGGCGCGGCTGTCGGAGTACCTCAACAACATCGCCGCATCCGGCACGACGGTTCATGTCGAGGGCATTTCGCCGCCGGACCGCGAGTTCGGACGGCTTGCGGAATTGCGCTGCGCCGTCCAGGCGATCGACAACGGCATCGCGGCCGAGGAGGGCGGGTTCGACGCCTTCGTCATGGGGCACTTCCAGGATCCGGGTCTCTACGAGCTGCGCTCGACGCTCGACATTCCCGTGATCGGGACCGGCGAGGCGACGTTGCTGGCGGCCTCGCAGCTCGGCCGGCGATTAGGCCTTGTGACGCTCGATCCTGTCTTCGAGGTCTGGCATTACGAGCAGGCCGAGCGCTACGGCCTCGGCGATCGCGTGGTCCACGTGACGGGCCTTGGCTGCAAGCCGGCGGATTTCGCCGATGCGTTCGCCGGAGATCAGGCCGCGCAAGCCCGCATGATCGAGGATTTTGTCGCCTGCGCACGTCCGCTGGTCGAGCGCGGCGCCGACGTCGTGATCCCCGCCGGTGTGCTGCCGGGCCTCCTGATCGGCAGGGAGCATGGCCTGAAGGTCGGCCACGCGCCCGTGGTCAACTGCGCGGCCGTGGCCCTGAAGAGTGCGGAGATGTGGGTGCAGCTCCGGAAGCTCAATGGCACCGAGCCCAGCCGCGGGCCGAGCTTCAAGCGGGCCAGCGCACAGGCGCGCGACGATTTTCGCGCACTTCTCGCCCGCAACAGCCGCCAGTCCCGGTGA
- a CDS encoding cyclase family protein has protein sequence MQSNNLLELAGAISSGAVRVVDLTFTLSPDFPVIVLPPEFGQAAPVRIQEISRYDGRGPAWYWNNVTFGEHTGTHFDAPIHWFTGKNLPNNAVDTMPAKDMIAPACVIDCSAQAAQDPDFLLTVPLVEAWEAKHGRIPERNWVLLRTDWSKKGWRDYSNLRDDGAHTPGPNPDVMKWLVEERGVIGFGTETIGTDAGQAGHFEPPYPAHHFLHGAGRYGLQCLCNLDQLPATGAVIVASPLKIQNGSGSPLRVIALVSST, from the coding sequence ATGCAAAGCAACAATCTCCTGGAGCTGGCGGGTGCGATTTCTTCCGGCGCGGTGCGCGTCGTCGATCTGACTTTCACGCTCAGTCCGGACTTTCCGGTCATCGTGCTGCCGCCGGAGTTCGGCCAGGCGGCGCCGGTCCGTATCCAGGAAATCTCGCGATACGACGGTCGCGGCCCGGCCTGGTATTGGAACAATGTCACGTTCGGCGAGCACACCGGCACGCATTTCGATGCGCCGATTCACTGGTTCACCGGCAAGAACCTGCCGAACAATGCCGTCGACACGATGCCGGCCAAGGACATGATCGCGCCGGCCTGCGTCATCGACTGCTCCGCGCAGGCGGCGCAGGATCCCGATTTCCTGCTGACCGTCCCGCTCGTGGAAGCCTGGGAAGCCAAGCACGGCCGGATCCCCGAGCGGAACTGGGTGCTGCTCAGGACCGACTGGTCGAAGAAGGGCTGGCGCGACTACTCCAATCTCAGGGATGACGGCGCGCACACGCCGGGCCCGAACCCTGATGTCATGAAGTGGCTGGTGGAGGAGCGCGGCGTCATCGGATTTGGCACCGAGACCATCGGCACGGATGCAGGGCAGGCCGGCCATTTCGAGCCGCCTTATCCGGCGCATCACTTCCTGCACGGCGCGGGTCGCTACGGCCTGCAATGCCTGTGCAACCTGGATCAGCTTCCCGCCACCGGGGCTGTCATCGTCGCCTCGCCGCTGAAGATCCAGAATGGCTCCGGCAGTCCGCTTCGCGTCATCGCGCTGGTTTCGTCAACCTGA
- a CDS encoding peptidoglycan-binding domain-containing protein: MRVFILALSVLGIFLGVLLGANAAAAGPSTTDRELIASIDPAIVAGEATQETEDQIGLNKGKRRDVQRRLTGLGFDTKVNGRFDVSTRAVITRWQAARGYPRTGFLNPLQHQALLTESASAAHASFSGSDKSDDDRSARRRAGADHQHSGGGPGGLIGGVLGGLFGRR; encoded by the coding sequence TTGCGCGTCTTCATCCTCGCGTTATCAGTCTTGGGAATTTTCTTGGGAGTTCTCCTCGGTGCAAATGCTGCCGCAGCCGGTCCGAGCACGACCGACCGCGAACTGATCGCATCCATCGATCCGGCGATCGTTGCCGGTGAGGCAACTCAGGAAACCGAAGATCAGATCGGCCTCAACAAGGGAAAGCGTCGCGACGTGCAGCGCCGGCTGACCGGTCTCGGTTTCGACACCAAGGTCAACGGACGGTTCGACGTGTCGACCCGCGCCGTCATCACGCGCTGGCAGGCGGCACGCGGCTATCCCAGGACTGGCTTCCTGAACCCGCTGCAACATCAGGCGCTACTGACCGAGTCCGCCTCGGCGGCGCATGCCAGCTTCAGCGGCAGCGATAAATCCGATGACGACCGTTCGGCCCGCCGTCGCGCGGGTGCGGACCATCAGCACAGTGGGGGCGGTCCCGGTGGACTGATCGGCGGCGTGCTGGGAGGACTGTTCGGACGCAGGTGA
- a CDS encoding SDR family NAD(P)-dependent oxidoreductase: MIEPINPPRRKNPLLRTRLPASPPRPRSRTSHGFTRAAAEGRFMLQQCDACGAFAYPAREACPSCLSANLAFADAPRRGVLLAETTARVPSDVYFRERAPWRIGLVKMDCGPTIVAHLHADAAEGAPVRMSFQLDKSGQAVAFAHPEGETPNMADDKQWREMTADPKFRRVLVTNGRSVIGQEAVAALKAAGAKTVFVGVAQPWRPFAGENLLRGQDGIEIVTLDAADEKSAADLAADIGGKVDILVNTTEYVRPGGLLDRRGTSIARDEIDQAYLGFINLAQAFGPGMRMRGADGINNSAAWVNILSVYALANWPAFGAYSASQAACLSLSHCLRAELRPGGVKVMNLFTGPVDTEWFQTVPPPKVAPRAIAQAIVSGLRGGLEEMYVGDVAEEIRQRLAANPKALERELDR; this comes from the coding sequence ATGATAGAGCCGATCAATCCGCCCCGGCGCAAGAACCCGCTGCTGCGGACGCGGCTGCCTGCTTCGCCACCGCGACCGCGCAGCAGGACGTCGCATGGGTTCACGCGGGCAGCCGCCGAAGGCCGCTTCATGCTGCAGCAGTGTGATGCCTGCGGTGCCTTCGCCTATCCCGCGCGGGAGGCTTGTCCGTCTTGCCTGTCGGCCAACCTCGCGTTCGCCGATGCGCCACGACGAGGCGTCCTTCTCGCGGAAACGACGGCACGCGTGCCGAGCGACGTCTATTTCCGCGAACGGGCGCCCTGGCGCATCGGCCTCGTCAAGATGGACTGCGGTCCGACGATCGTCGCACATCTCCATGCCGACGCCGCGGAGGGCGCGCCCGTCCGCATGTCGTTTCAACTCGACAAGAGCGGCCAGGCGGTGGCTTTTGCCCATCCCGAGGGGGAGACTCCCAACATGGCAGACGACAAGCAGTGGCGGGAAATGACGGCCGATCCGAAATTCCGGCGCGTGCTCGTGACCAACGGCCGCAGCGTGATCGGCCAGGAAGCCGTCGCCGCATTGAAGGCGGCAGGCGCCAAGACGGTCTTCGTCGGTGTTGCCCAACCATGGCGGCCTTTCGCCGGCGAGAATCTGCTGCGCGGTCAGGACGGGATCGAAATCGTGACCCTTGATGCAGCCGACGAGAAATCCGCAGCTGATCTCGCCGCCGACATCGGCGGCAAGGTCGATATCCTCGTCAACACGACGGAATATGTGCGGCCGGGCGGCCTGCTCGACCGCAGGGGCACGAGCATCGCGCGGGACGAGATCGACCAGGCCTATCTCGGCTTCATCAACCTCGCGCAGGCCTTTGGCCCCGGCATGCGGATGCGGGGAGCCGATGGCATCAATAACAGCGCCGCGTGGGTCAACATTCTCTCGGTCTATGCGCTGGCGAACTGGCCTGCCTTTGGCGCCTACTCGGCCTCGCAAGCGGCGTGCCTGTCGCTCTCGCACTGCCTTCGTGCCGAGCTCAGGCCCGGCGGCGTCAAGGTGATGAATCTGTTCACCGGGCCTGTCGACACCGAATGGTTCCAGACCGTGCCGCCGCCGAAGGTCGCGCCGCGCGCCATCGCGCAGGCGATCGTATCGGGGCTGAGAGGCGGGCTCGAGGAGATGTATGTCGGAGATGTCGCCGAAGAGATACGGCAACGTCTCGCGGCCAATCCGAAAGCGCTCGAGCGCGAGCTCGACAGGTGA
- a CDS encoding branched-chain amino acid ABC transporter ATP-binding protein/permease, translated as MTRFQIQLAAMAALVCLAVAPFVLSPFSITLMNYIGIYSLVAIGLALLTGVGGIVSFGQAAFVGVAAYATAWVSALNGYSPWLGLLFGVALTCSVASILGVVTLRLQGHFLSLSTVAWGLAIGFLFGNVEGLGRFNGISSIPPISIGSIALVSSAQIYFLIWGIVAAVLLLGYNLLDSRLGRAMRALRGGNTLVESLGINAFQIKLVTFVIAAFLASLSGWLYAHMSRFISPGPFDAGMGIEYLMMSMVGGAGSLLGGVVGAAVVTLLKNSVQDYLPLIAKGASGQLEIVAFSALFILFLQWARQGIVPFVARFLPKVRRDRPLPAPPLPRRAQPTPGELLLKVDGAERRFGGLVAVNNVSFEVRSGEILAVIGPNGAGKSTMFNCLTGALRVNKGEIVFAGRPITRDAQSRIAKAGIARTFQHVKLRPRMSLLENVMLGTYARTSTGLFASAFRLNQREEASARHEALMQLERVGLGEKPFELAGNLPLGNQRILEIARALAADPALLVLDEPAAGLRRQEKLRLAELLRSLRSDHLTILIVEHDMEFVMSLVDRIVVLDFGSKLCEGAPAAIRSDERVQEAYLGGVA; from the coding sequence ATGACGCGCTTCCAAATTCAGCTTGCGGCAATGGCGGCGCTGGTGTGTCTGGCGGTAGCCCCCTTCGTGCTCAGTCCATTCAGCATCACGCTGATGAACTACATCGGCATCTATTCGCTGGTCGCCATCGGCCTTGCCCTGCTCACCGGTGTCGGCGGCATCGTGTCGTTCGGACAGGCCGCGTTCGTCGGCGTCGCGGCCTATGCAACGGCCTGGGTCTCCGCGCTGAACGGGTACTCCCCGTGGCTCGGCCTCCTGTTCGGCGTGGCGCTGACCTGCTCGGTGGCGTCCATCCTCGGCGTCGTCACCTTGCGGCTTCAGGGCCATTTCCTCTCGCTCTCGACCGTCGCATGGGGCCTCGCGATCGGCTTCCTGTTCGGCAATGTCGAGGGGCTCGGCCGCTTCAATGGCATCTCGTCGATCCCGCCGATCAGCATCGGATCGATCGCGCTGGTCTCGAGCGCGCAGATCTATTTCCTGATCTGGGGCATCGTCGCCGCCGTCCTGCTGCTCGGATATAATTTGTTGGACTCCCGGCTCGGCCGCGCCATGCGCGCGCTCCGCGGCGGCAACACGCTGGTCGAGAGCCTCGGCATCAACGCCTTCCAGATCAAGCTCGTGACCTTCGTGATCGCGGCCTTCCTGGCCTCGCTCTCAGGGTGGCTCTACGCCCATATGAGCCGGTTCATCAGCCCTGGCCCGTTCGATGCCGGCATGGGCATCGAATATCTGATGATGTCGATGGTCGGCGGCGCCGGCAGCCTTCTCGGCGGCGTCGTCGGTGCCGCCGTCGTCACCCTGCTCAAGAACAGCGTGCAAGACTATCTGCCGCTGATCGCCAAGGGCGCTTCCGGTCAGCTCGAGATCGTCGCCTTCTCCGCATTGTTCATCCTGTTCCTGCAATGGGCGCGGCAGGGCATCGTGCCGTTCGTTGCGCGCTTTCTGCCGAAGGTCCGGCGCGATCGGCCGCTGCCGGCGCCGCCCCTGCCCCGCCGCGCGCAGCCGACCCCGGGCGAACTGCTTCTGAAGGTCGATGGCGCCGAGCGGCGGTTCGGCGGCCTCGTCGCCGTCAACAATGTCAGCTTCGAGGTGCGGTCCGGCGAGATCCTCGCCGTCATCGGCCCGAACGGCGCCGGCAAGAGCACGATGTTCAACTGCCTGACCGGCGCGCTCCGGGTCAACAAGGGCGAGATCGTCTTTGCGGGACGCCCCATCACGCGCGACGCGCAATCCCGCATCGCCAAGGCCGGGATCGCGCGGACCTTCCAGCATGTGAAGCTGCGGCCGCGCATGAGCCTGCTCGAAAACGTGATGCTCGGCACCTACGCCCGCACCAGCACCGGCCTGTTCGCCAGCGCCTTCCGCCTCAACCAGCGCGAGGAGGCCAGCGCGCGGCACGAGGCCCTGATGCAGCTCGAGCGCGTCGGGCTCGGCGAAAAGCCGTTCGAGCTCGCGGGCAATCTGCCGCTCGGCAATCAGCGCATCCTGGAGATCGCCCGTGCGCTCGCCGCGGACCCGGCGCTGCTGGTGCTGGACGAGCCGGCGGCCGGCCTTCGCCGCCAGGAGAAGCTGCGGCTTGCGGAGCTGCTCAGGTCGCTGCGGTCGGACCACCTGACCATCCTGATCGTCGAACACGACATGGAGTTCGTGATGTCGCTGGTCGACCGCATCGTGGTGCTCGATTTCGGCTCAAAGCTCTGCGAAGGCGCTCCAGCGGCGATCCGCAGCGACGAGCGGGTTCAAGAGGCCTATCTTGGAGGCGTCGCGTGA
- a CDS encoding branched-chain amino acid ABC transporter permease — MTSDIAAILAIDGIATGAVYALVAIGTVLIFTVTRVIFIPFGDIAAFTALTLAALDAKRFPGTGALVVILACLATLIEIISLVRAGETRLLPRALLFYLVLPVAVVGLAWLTMRADPPLAVRLVLALMLITPIAPLLDRIVFRPIADGTVLLLLTVSVALHFALVGLGLLFFGPEGVRTEPLTSLSAEFAGVLVSGQTMLIVIAALVFSGLLFLFFDFTLVGKSLRATAVNRTGSRLMGIRPARAGTIAYLLGSLMAGVSGILIAPVNTVFYDSGFLIGLKAFVGAIVGGMTSYPGAAIGAVGVGILESFASFESSALKDVIVFSLLIPILIWRSLASLHSEEEIEE, encoded by the coding sequence ATGACGAGTGACATCGCAGCCATTCTTGCGATCGACGGGATCGCCACCGGCGCAGTCTATGCGCTGGTGGCGATCGGGACCGTCCTCATCTTCACGGTGACCAGGGTCATCTTCATTCCCTTCGGCGACATCGCCGCGTTCACCGCGCTGACGCTGGCGGCCCTCGATGCGAAGCGCTTTCCGGGCACGGGGGCGCTGGTGGTCATCCTGGCCTGCCTTGCGACCCTGATCGAGATCATCTCGCTGGTACGCGCCGGCGAAACCCGGCTGCTGCCGCGCGCGCTCTTGTTCTACCTCGTGCTTCCGGTGGCCGTGGTTGGCCTCGCCTGGCTGACGATGCGCGCCGATCCTCCGCTCGCCGTCAGGCTCGTGCTTGCCTTGATGCTGATCACGCCGATCGCTCCGCTGCTGGATCGGATCGTCTTCCGCCCCATCGCGGACGGAACGGTGTTGTTGCTCCTGACGGTCTCGGTCGCGCTGCATTTCGCGCTGGTGGGCCTGGGGCTGCTGTTCTTCGGACCTGAAGGCGTCAGAACCGAACCGCTGACGTCGTTGTCGGCCGAGTTCGCCGGCGTGCTGGTCTCGGGCCAGACCATGCTGATCGTGATCGCAGCCCTCGTCTTCAGTGGCCTGCTCTTTCTCTTCTTCGACTTCACGCTGGTCGGAAAATCGCTGCGTGCCACCGCCGTGAACCGGACCGGCTCCCGCCTGATGGGAATACGGCCCGCCCGCGCCGGCACGATCGCCTATCTGCTGGGCTCGCTGATGGCCGGCGTATCGGGCATCCTGATCGCACCGGTCAACACCGTGTTCTACGATTCCGGCTTCCTGATCGGCCTCAAGGCCTTCGTCGGCGCCATCGTCGGCGGCATGACCAGCTATCCCGGCGCGGCGATCGGCGCCGTCGGCGTCGGTATTCTCGAAAGCTTCGCATCCTTCGAGAGCAGCGCGCTGAAGGACGTCATCGTGTTCTCGCTTCTGATCCCGATCCTGATCTGGCGATCGCTCGCCTCGCTGCATTCCGAGGAGGAGATCGAGGAATGA